The Lepus europaeus isolate LE1 chromosome 21, mLepTim1.pri, whole genome shotgun sequence genome has a window encoding:
- the POP7 gene encoding ribonuclease P protein subunit p20 — translation MAENREPRGPVEAELDPVEYTLRKRLPHRLPRRPNDIYVNMKTDFKAQLARCQKLLDGGARGQNACTEIYIHGLGLAINRAINIALQLQAGSFGSLQVAANTSTVELVDELEPETDAREPLTRIRNNSAIHIRVFRVTPK, via the coding sequence ATGGCGGAAAACCGAGAGCCCCGCGGGCCCGTGGAGGCGGAGCTGGACCCGGTGGAGTACACCCTCCGCAAGCGGCTGCCCCACCGCCTGCCCCGGCGGCCCAATGACATCTACGTCAACATGAAGACGGACTTTAAGGCGCAGCTGGCCCGCTGCCAGAAGCTGCTGGACGGAGGCGCGCGGGGTCAGAACGCGTGCACGGAGATCTACATTCACGGCTTGGGCCTGGCCATCAACCGCGCCATCAACATCGCCCTGCAGCTGCAGGCCGGCAGCTTCGGGTCCTTGCAGGTGGCCGCCAACACCTCCACCGTGGAGCTGGTGGACGAGCTGGAGCCGGAGACCGACGCGCGGGAGCCGCTCACTCGAATCCGCAACAACTCGGCCATCCACATCCGAGTCTTCAGGGTCACGCCCAAGTGA
- the GNB2 gene encoding guanine nucleotide-binding protein G(I)/G(S)/G(T) subunit beta-2, whose amino-acid sequence MSELEQLRQEAEQLRNQIRDARKACGDSTLTQITAGLDPVGRIQMRTRRTLRGHLAKIYAMHWGTDSRLLVSASQDGKLIIWDSYTTNKVHAIPLRSSWVMTCAYAPSGNFVACGGLDNICSIYSLKTREGNVRVSRELPGHTGYLSCCRFLDDNQIITSSGDTTCALWDIETGQQTVGFAGHSGDVMSLSLAPDGRTFVSGACDASIKLWDVRDSMCRQTFIGHESDINAVAFFPNGYAFTTGSDDATCRLFDLRADQELLMYSHDNIICGITSVAFSRSGRLLLAGYDDFNCNIWDAMKGDRAGVLAGHDNRVSCLGVTDDGMAVATGSWDSFLKIWN is encoded by the exons ATGAGTGAgctggagcaactgagacaggagGCCGAGCAGCTCCGGAACCAGATCCGG GATGCGCGGAAAGCATGTGGGGACTCGACACTGACCCAG ATCACGGCTGGGCTGGACCCAGTGGGGAGAATCCAGATGAGGACACGGAGGACCCTCCGTGGACACCTGGCAAAAATCTATGCCATGCACTGGGGGACGGActcaag GCTGCTGGTCAGCGCCTCCCAGGACGGGAAGCTCATCATCTGGGACAGCTACACCACCAACAag GTCCATGCCATCCCGCTGCGCTCCTCCTGGGTCATGACCTGTGCCTACGCACCCTCAGGGAACTTTGTGGCCTGCGGGGGTCTGGACAACATCTGCTCCATCTATAGCCTCAAGACCCGAGAGGGCAACGTCAGGGTCAGCCGGGAGCTGCCTGGCCACACTG GGTACCTGTCTTGCTGCCGATTCCTGGATGACAACCAAATCATCACCAGCTCTGGGGATACCACCTG TGCCCTGTGGGACATTGAGACAGGTCAGCAGACCGTGGGTTTCGCTGGACACAGTGGGGATGTGATGTCCCTGTCCCTGGCCCCCGATGGCCGCACCTTTGTGTCAGGCGCCTGTGACGCCTCCATCAAGCTGTGGGACGTGAGGGACTCCATGTGCCGACAGACCTTCATCGGCCACGAGTCTGACATCAATGCCGTGGCT TTCTTCCCCAACGGCTATGCCTTCACCACGGGCTCCGACGATGCCACGTGCCGCCTTTTTGACCTGCGGGCCGACCAGGAGCTCCTTATGTATTCCCACGACAACATCATCTGTGGCATCACCTCCGTCGCCTTCTCACGCAGCGGCCGGCTGCTGCTCGCCGGCTACGACGACTTCAACTGCAACATCTGGGATGCTATGAAGGGTGACCGCGCAG GTGTCCTTGCCGGCCACGACAACCGAGTGAGCTGCCTTGGGGTCACTGACGATGGCATGGCTGTGGCTACAGGCTCCTGGGACTCCTTCCTCAAAATCTGGAACTAA
- the GIGYF1 gene encoding GRB10-interacting GYF protein 1 isoform X1 encodes MAAETLNFGPEWLRALSSGGSVASPPASPAMPKYKLADYRYGREEMLALYVKENKVPEELQDKEFAAVLQEEPLQPLALEPLTEEEQRNFSLSVNSVAVLRLLGKGAGPPLASSSRGRGSSRSRGRGRGDSCFYQRSIEEGEGAFGRNPREIQRSQSWDDRGERRFEKSARRDGARSGFEEGGAGPRKEHARSDSENWRSLREEQEEEEEGSWRLGAGPRRDGDRWRCTSPDGGPRSAGWREHGERRRKFEFDLRGGDRGSCSEEEGRGGGGASHLRRGRGPEGFEDDKDGLPEWCLDDEEEEMGTFDASGAFLPLKKGPKEPIPEEQELDFQGLEEEEEEPSEGLEEEGPEAGGKELTPLPLQEDKSSSPSPLATLGPLWGANGDGEEAVEKELPAAEGDEMRGIPLSPGGASPPGPPGDLEDEEGLKHLQQEAEKLVASLQDSSLEEEQFTAAMQTQGLRHTAAATALPLSHGAARRWFYKDPQGEIQGPFTTQEMAEWFQAGYFSMSLLVKRGCDEGFQPLGEVIKMWGRVPFAPGPSPPPLLGNMDQERLKKQQELAAAALYQQLQHQQFLQLVGSRQLPQCALREKAAMGDLTPPPQQQLTTFLQQLQALKPPRGGDQNLLPTMSRSLSVPDSGPLWDVHTSASSQSGGEASLWDIPINSSTQGPILEQLQLQHKFQERREVELRAKREEEERKRREEKRRQQQQQEEQKRRQEEEELYRRKQVRQQELLLKLLQQQQAAAAVSGPPAPSSPPPLWAGLAKQGLSMKTLLELQLEGERQLHKQPSPRESSRAQAPNHRVQLGGLGTAPLNQWVSEAGPLWGGPDKSGGSSGSGSLGLWEDTLKSSGSLARSLGLKNSRSSPSLSDSYSHLSGRPARKKTEEEEKLLKLLQGIPRPQDGFTQWCEQMLHTLSTTGSLDVPMAVAILKEVESPYDVHDYIRSCLGDTLEAKEFAKQFLERRAKQKASQQRQQQQQEAWLSSASLHTAFQTNHSTKLGPGEGSKAKRRALMLHSDPSILGEPGPGPGPGRTGAVLRLPGAGGAWRSSNPASPRLQGTPCMDLLVRSRAWTTTEQPVPPAPGAAGAAWTRGSPACRLLTGA; translated from the exons ATGGCGGCGGAGACGCTCAACTTCGGGCCTGAGTG GCTCAGGGCCCTTTCCAGCGGCGGCAGTGTGGCCTCCCCGCCCGCCTCCCCCGCCATGCCCAAGTACAAGCTGGCTGACTACCGCTATGGGCGCGAGGAGATGCTGGCCCTCTACGTCAAGGAGAacaag GTCCCTGAGGAGCTGCAGGACAAGGAGTTTGCcgcggtgctgcaggaggagccaCTGCAGCCGCTGGCGCTGGAGCCGCTGAcggaggaggagcag AGAAACTTCTCCCTGTCAGTGAACAGCGTGGCTGTGCTGAGGCTGCTGGGAAAAGGGGCTGGCCCCCCGCTGGCCAGCAGCTCCCGTGGCCGGGGCAGCTCGCGGAGCCGAG GCCGTGGCCGGGGTGACAGCTGCTTTTACCAAAGAAGCATCGAAGAAGGGGAGGGGGCCTTTGGACGGAACCCCCGGGAGATCCAgcgcagccagagctgggatgacaG AGGTGAGAGGCGGTTTGAGAAGTCAGCAAGGAGGGACGGAG CGCGATCCGGGTTTGAGGAAGGCGGGGCCGGCCCGAGGAAGGAGCACGCTCGCTCGGACAGTGAGAACTGGCGCTCTCTGCgcgaggagcaggaggaggaggaggagggcagctgGAGGCTCGGGGCCGGTCCCCGGCGGGACGGCGATCGCTGGCGCTGCACCAGCCCTG ATGGCGGCCCTCGCTCTGCTGGCTGGCGGGAGCACGGCGAGCGGCGGCGCAAATTTGAGTTCGATTTGCGAGGCGGGGATCGAGGAAGCTGCAGTGaagaggaggggcggggcgggggaggcgccTCCCACCTCCGGCGGGGCCGCGGGCCTGAGGGCTTTGAGGACGACAAGGACGGGCTTCCCGAGTGGTGCCTGGAcgatgaggaggaggagatgggcaCCTTCGACGCCTCTGGGGCCTTCTTGCCTCTCAAG aAGGGCCCCAAGGAGCCCATTCCGGAGGAGCAGGAGCTTGACTTCCAGGgtctggaggaagaggaggaggagccttcagaagggctggaggaggaggggcctgAGGCAG GTGGGAAGGAGCTGACCCCGCTCCCTCTGCAGGAGGACAAGTCCAGCTCCCCGTCCCCTCTGGCCACCTTGGGCCCACTCTGGGGAGCCaatggagatggggaagaagctgTGGAGAAAGAGCTTCCGGCTGCTGAAG GGGATGAGATGAGGGGAATCCCGCTGAGTCCTGGGGGGGCCTCACCCCCTGGCCCGCCTGGAGATCTGGAGGATGAAGAGGGCTTAAAGCACCTGCAGCAG gaggcGGAGAAGCTGGTGGCCTCCCTGCAGGACAGctccctggaagaggagcagttcaCGGCCGCCATGCAGACCCAGGGCCTGCGGCACACCGCAGCCGCCACCGCCCTCCCCCTCAGCCACGGCGCCGCCCGCAGGTGGTTCTACAAGGACCCGCAGGGGGAGATCCAAG GCCCCTTCACGACCCAGGAGATGGCCGAGTGGTTCCAGGCCGGCTATTTCTCCATGTCTCTGCTGGTGAAGCGGGGCTGCGACGAGGGCTTCCAGCCTCTGGGAGAAGTGATCAAGATGTGGGGTCGGGTGCCCTTCGCCCCAGGGCCCTCGCCTCCCCCCCTCCTG GGAAACATGGACCAGGAGCGGCTGAAGAAGCAGCAGGAGCTGGCTGCGGCGGCCTTGTACCagcagctgcagcaccagcagttTCTGCAGCTGGTTGGCAG CCGCCAGCTCCCGCAGTGCGCGCTCCGGGAAAAGGCAGCTATGGGCGACCTGACGCCGCCTCCACAGCAGCAGCTCACCACGTTCctgcagcagctccaggctcTCAAACCCCCCAG GGGTGGGGACCAGAATCTGCTCCCAACGATGAGCCGGTCCTTGTCGGTGCCGGATTCGGGCCCCCTCTGGGACGTACATACCTCAGCCTCATCACAGTCAG GTGGTGAGGCCAGTCTTTGGGACATACCAATTAACTCTTCGACTCAGGGTCCAATTCTAGAACAACTCCAACTGCAGCATAAA TTCCAGGAGCGCAGAGAAGTGGAGCTCAGGGCCaagcgggaggaggaggagcggaaGCGCCGCGAGGAGAagcgccggcagcagcagcagcaggaggagcagaagcggcggcaggaggaggaggagctgtacCGGCGCAAGCAG GTGCGGCAACAGGAGCTGCTGCTGAagctgctgcagcagcagcaggcggcAGCCGCCGTCTcggggccccctgcacccagctcCCCGCCCCCGCTCTGGGCTGGCCTGGCCAAGCAGGGGCTGTCCATGAAGACGCTGCTGGAGCTGCAGTTGGAAGGCGAGCGGCAGCTGCACAAGCAGCCCTCGCCCAGGGAGTCCTCCCGGGCCCAGGCCCCCAACCACCGCGTG CAGCTTGGGGGCCTGGGCACGGCCCCCCTGAACCAGTGGGTGTCTGAGGCTGGGCCACTGTGGGGCGGGCCCGACAAGAGTGGGggcagcagcggcagcggcagcctggggctctgggagGACACCCTGAAGAGCAGTGGGAGCCTGGCCCGCAGCCTGGGCCTGAAGAACAGCCGGAGTAGCCCGTCCCTCAG TGACTCCTACAGCCACCTGTCGGGCCGGCCTGCTCGCAAGAagacggaggaggaggagaagctgcTGAAGCTGCTGCAGGGCATCCCCAGGCCCCAGGACGGCTTCACCCAGTGGTGTGAGCAGATGCTGCACACGCTCAGCACCACGGGCAGCCTGGACG TGCCCATGGCTGTGGCGATCCTCAAAGAGGTGGAATCCCCCTATGACGTCCATGATTATATCCGTTCCTGCCTGGGGGACACGCTGGAAGCCAAAGAATTTGCCAAACAGTTCCTGGAGCGAAGGGCCAAGCAGAAAGCCagccagcagcggcagcagcagcagcag GAGGCCTGGCTGAGCAGTGCCTCCCTGCACACGGCCTTCCAGACCAACCACAGCACCAAACTCGGCCCCGGCGAGGGCAGCAAGGCCAAGAGGCGGGCGCTCATGCTGCACTCAGACCCCAGCATCTTGGgtgagccggggccggggccggggccgggcaggACAGGAGCTGTGCTTCGTTTGCCCGGGGCAGGAGGGGCCTGGCGGAGCTCAAACCCAGCTTCTCCCCGGCTTCAGGGTACTCCCTGCATGGATCTTCTGGTGAGATCGAGAGCGTGGACGACTACTGAGCAGCCCGTCCCACCAGCCCCCGGGGCTGCAGGCGCAGCTTGGACCCGAGGgtccccagcctgcaggctcCTCACAGGAgcgtag
- the GIGYF1 gene encoding GRB10-interacting GYF protein 1 isoform X2, with amino-acid sequence MAAETLNFGPEWLRALSSGGSVASPPASPAMPKYKLADYRYGREEMLALYVKENKVPEELQDKEFAAVLQEEPLQPLALEPLTEEEQRNFSLSVNSVAVLRLLGKGAGPPLASSSRGRGSSRSRGRGRGDSCFYQRSIEEGEGAFGRNPREIQRSQSWDDRGERRFEKSARRDGARSGFEEGGAGPRKEHARSDSENWRSLREEQEEEEEGSWRLGAGPRRDGDRWRCTSPDGGPRSAGWREHGERRRKFEFDLRGGDRGSCSEEEGRGGGGASHLRRGRGPEGFEDDKDGLPEWCLDDEEEEMGTFDASGAFLPLKKGPKEPIPEEQELDFQGLEEEEEEPSEGLEEEGPEAGGKELTPLPLQEDKSSSPSPLATLGPLWGANGDGEEAVEKELPAAEGDEMRGIPLSPGGASPPGPPGDLEDEEGLKHLQQEAEKLVASLQDSSLEEEQFTAAMQTQGLRHTAAATALPLSHGAARRWFYKDPQGEIQGPFTTQEMAEWFQAGYFSMSLLVKRGCDEGFQPLGEVIKMWGRVPFAPGPSPPPLLGNMDQERLKKQQELAAAALYQQLQHQQFLQLVGSRQLPQCALREKAAMGDLTPPPQQQLTTFLQQLQALKPPRGGDQNLLPTMSRSLSVPDSGPLWDVHTSASSQSGGEASLWDIPINSSTQGPILEQLQLQHKFQERREVELRAKREEEERKRREEKRRQQQQQEEQKRRQEEEELYRRKQVRQQELLLKLLQQQQAAAAVSGPPAPSSPPPLWAGLAKQGLSMKTLLELQLEGERQLHKQPSPRESSRAQAPNHRVQLGGLGTAPLNQWVSEAGPLWGGPDKSGGSSGSGSLGLWEDTLKSSGSLARSLGLKNSRSSPSLSDSYSHLSGRPARKKTEEEEKLLKLLQGIPRPQDGFTQWCEQMLHTLSTTGSLDVPMAVAILKEVESPYDVHDYIRSCLGDTLEAKEFAKQFLERRAKQKASQQRQQQQQEAWLSSASLHTAFQTNHSTKLGPGEGSKAKRRALMLHSDPSILGYSLHGSSGEIESVDDY; translated from the exons ATGGCGGCGGAGACGCTCAACTTCGGGCCTGAGTG GCTCAGGGCCCTTTCCAGCGGCGGCAGTGTGGCCTCCCCGCCCGCCTCCCCCGCCATGCCCAAGTACAAGCTGGCTGACTACCGCTATGGGCGCGAGGAGATGCTGGCCCTCTACGTCAAGGAGAacaag GTCCCTGAGGAGCTGCAGGACAAGGAGTTTGCcgcggtgctgcaggaggagccaCTGCAGCCGCTGGCGCTGGAGCCGCTGAcggaggaggagcag AGAAACTTCTCCCTGTCAGTGAACAGCGTGGCTGTGCTGAGGCTGCTGGGAAAAGGGGCTGGCCCCCCGCTGGCCAGCAGCTCCCGTGGCCGGGGCAGCTCGCGGAGCCGAG GCCGTGGCCGGGGTGACAGCTGCTTTTACCAAAGAAGCATCGAAGAAGGGGAGGGGGCCTTTGGACGGAACCCCCGGGAGATCCAgcgcagccagagctgggatgacaG AGGTGAGAGGCGGTTTGAGAAGTCAGCAAGGAGGGACGGAG CGCGATCCGGGTTTGAGGAAGGCGGGGCCGGCCCGAGGAAGGAGCACGCTCGCTCGGACAGTGAGAACTGGCGCTCTCTGCgcgaggagcaggaggaggaggaggagggcagctgGAGGCTCGGGGCCGGTCCCCGGCGGGACGGCGATCGCTGGCGCTGCACCAGCCCTG ATGGCGGCCCTCGCTCTGCTGGCTGGCGGGAGCACGGCGAGCGGCGGCGCAAATTTGAGTTCGATTTGCGAGGCGGGGATCGAGGAAGCTGCAGTGaagaggaggggcggggcgggggaggcgccTCCCACCTCCGGCGGGGCCGCGGGCCTGAGGGCTTTGAGGACGACAAGGACGGGCTTCCCGAGTGGTGCCTGGAcgatgaggaggaggagatgggcaCCTTCGACGCCTCTGGGGCCTTCTTGCCTCTCAAG aAGGGCCCCAAGGAGCCCATTCCGGAGGAGCAGGAGCTTGACTTCCAGGgtctggaggaagaggaggaggagccttcagaagggctggaggaggaggggcctgAGGCAG GTGGGAAGGAGCTGACCCCGCTCCCTCTGCAGGAGGACAAGTCCAGCTCCCCGTCCCCTCTGGCCACCTTGGGCCCACTCTGGGGAGCCaatggagatggggaagaagctgTGGAGAAAGAGCTTCCGGCTGCTGAAG GGGATGAGATGAGGGGAATCCCGCTGAGTCCTGGGGGGGCCTCACCCCCTGGCCCGCCTGGAGATCTGGAGGATGAAGAGGGCTTAAAGCACCTGCAGCAG gaggcGGAGAAGCTGGTGGCCTCCCTGCAGGACAGctccctggaagaggagcagttcaCGGCCGCCATGCAGACCCAGGGCCTGCGGCACACCGCAGCCGCCACCGCCCTCCCCCTCAGCCACGGCGCCGCCCGCAGGTGGTTCTACAAGGACCCGCAGGGGGAGATCCAAG GCCCCTTCACGACCCAGGAGATGGCCGAGTGGTTCCAGGCCGGCTATTTCTCCATGTCTCTGCTGGTGAAGCGGGGCTGCGACGAGGGCTTCCAGCCTCTGGGAGAAGTGATCAAGATGTGGGGTCGGGTGCCCTTCGCCCCAGGGCCCTCGCCTCCCCCCCTCCTG GGAAACATGGACCAGGAGCGGCTGAAGAAGCAGCAGGAGCTGGCTGCGGCGGCCTTGTACCagcagctgcagcaccagcagttTCTGCAGCTGGTTGGCAG CCGCCAGCTCCCGCAGTGCGCGCTCCGGGAAAAGGCAGCTATGGGCGACCTGACGCCGCCTCCACAGCAGCAGCTCACCACGTTCctgcagcagctccaggctcTCAAACCCCCCAG GGGTGGGGACCAGAATCTGCTCCCAACGATGAGCCGGTCCTTGTCGGTGCCGGATTCGGGCCCCCTCTGGGACGTACATACCTCAGCCTCATCACAGTCAG GTGGTGAGGCCAGTCTTTGGGACATACCAATTAACTCTTCGACTCAGGGTCCAATTCTAGAACAACTCCAACTGCAGCATAAA TTCCAGGAGCGCAGAGAAGTGGAGCTCAGGGCCaagcgggaggaggaggagcggaaGCGCCGCGAGGAGAagcgccggcagcagcagcagcaggaggagcagaagcggcggcaggaggaggaggagctgtacCGGCGCAAGCAG GTGCGGCAACAGGAGCTGCTGCTGAagctgctgcagcagcagcaggcggcAGCCGCCGTCTcggggccccctgcacccagctcCCCGCCCCCGCTCTGGGCTGGCCTGGCCAAGCAGGGGCTGTCCATGAAGACGCTGCTGGAGCTGCAGTTGGAAGGCGAGCGGCAGCTGCACAAGCAGCCCTCGCCCAGGGAGTCCTCCCGGGCCCAGGCCCCCAACCACCGCGTG CAGCTTGGGGGCCTGGGCACGGCCCCCCTGAACCAGTGGGTGTCTGAGGCTGGGCCACTGTGGGGCGGGCCCGACAAGAGTGGGggcagcagcggcagcggcagcctggggctctgggagGACACCCTGAAGAGCAGTGGGAGCCTGGCCCGCAGCCTGGGCCTGAAGAACAGCCGGAGTAGCCCGTCCCTCAG TGACTCCTACAGCCACCTGTCGGGCCGGCCTGCTCGCAAGAagacggaggaggaggagaagctgcTGAAGCTGCTGCAGGGCATCCCCAGGCCCCAGGACGGCTTCACCCAGTGGTGTGAGCAGATGCTGCACACGCTCAGCACCACGGGCAGCCTGGACG TGCCCATGGCTGTGGCGATCCTCAAAGAGGTGGAATCCCCCTATGACGTCCATGATTATATCCGTTCCTGCCTGGGGGACACGCTGGAAGCCAAAGAATTTGCCAAACAGTTCCTGGAGCGAAGGGCCAAGCAGAAAGCCagccagcagcggcagcagcagcagcag GAGGCCTGGCTGAGCAGTGCCTCCCTGCACACGGCCTTCCAGACCAACCACAGCACCAAACTCGGCCCCGGCGAGGGCAGCAAGGCCAAGAGGCGGGCGCTCATGCTGCACTCAGACCCCAGCATCTTGG GGTACTCCCTGCATGGATCTTCTGGTGAGATCGAGAGCGTGGACGACTACTGA